CTGCGTATTCGGGTTTGAAATTACCGACGAAGAATTGACAGAAGCAAGAAAGGAACTGCGAAAAATTAATGGTAGTGGGAAAATAGTAGGTGCAGTAATCTATAAAAGTGGAACGGTAGCAGTATCGGTGCCAAAAATAAATGATCCAGATAAAGAAGAGATTGTAGCAACGAGTCCTGCACCAACTATGGAAGGAAATTATGTGGCTGTGAATATGCAATTAGATAAGCGTTCGGCTTCTTTATTATGGGACTCTTTTGATACACCAAATCCGCTTGTTACGTTTAACTTTAATATGGTTTTATCGGGATACAATTCTCCTATGGAAGCAAAAATTACCATGAATAGAGAGCAGGTATATGATAGTCAAAGTTTTCAAGCAGGAGTTGCCACTCCTTGGTTATCTGCTGAAATAGGTGTTTTTGTAGAAGAGTTAATTGATAATGGAGCTATAACTATTGAAAAAATAGGAGAAAACTTTAGTATGAAAGAAGCTATTGATAGAACCATTCAAAAAGCAACAGAAGAGTTTTTTACACCATTAGGAAGTTCACAAGGACCGAGTTTACAACAATTAACATCTACGGTAAACTCCCAGAATAATAAAAGTTTTTTAGATAGAGCAAGCGATTTGTTAAACACTTCTCGTAGAGATGCAAGAACTGAACGTGATGCGGTAAGAAGAAGAAATGAAGCAGAAAGAGCGAGAACAGAACGTGAGAATGAAAGAAATCGAACTTCTACAACAAGACCTAATAATGAGCAGCCAAGAGATTCATTAGTAGCAGAAACACCAGGGAATGTTAGACCTGGAGATTCAGAAAGAGCAACTAACGGACGTGCTCCACAAACACCGAATTTAGAAGAAGAACCAAGTGTTCCTTCAATTGCAGTGGTAGCTTCTTATGTGGTAAAGAAAATTAAAATTTCAGGGAAGAAGGTAATCACATTTAAAGAAAGTTATCCAACTACCATTCCAATGCCTTTTGGAGGTAATTTAGGAGTGAGTAGAAATAGCTGTCCGAAGTGTTTTGTTGAAACCAATTTAGATGATCCAGTTTTTAAACAGAGAGAAATTTTAACCTTATTAGATGGTTTAAACGCAAATGATTTTGATAAGTATATCAACTACGGAACGGTACAATTGCGTAAAAAACATGAATCAGGCGAATACACATATGATGAGGTTAGAGTTACACGTAAAAACTTCAATCAAGAAGGTAATTTATTCAAAATGTTATATGGATGGAAAGGAGATAATGCAAGAGAAAAATGGTTTGATTACGATTACAAAGTAGCTTGGAGTTTCTTCGGAGGAAATAATTTTGAAACCGATTGGGAATCTACCAATAGAAGTGCTATTAATTTGGCGCCTCCTTTAAGCAGAAAAATAGTAACCATTGAAGCCGATAAAGATTTGTTAGCAGATGCTAATGTTAGGGCAGTAGATGTGAAACTGTACTATAGTTTGGGAGGTAAAGAGCAAAGAAAACAATTTACTATTAATCCTAAAAAAGATATAGTAAATGGACAAATAGAGTTTATGCTTCCAGATGGAAAACAAGAATATGATTATGAAGTAACATGGAGATTATGGGGTAATCAAGAAAAGAAATCAGGAAGAAAAACAACAAGTTTTGAAACATTATATGTTGATGAATTACCAAACTAAAATCTTAAAAAAAATGAAAAAAGTAACCATAATTTTTATACTATTTTTTGGGACACTATCATCGAATATAGTTTCTCAAACTACAGACAGAGCTTTAATAGCAAGTAAGCTAGAATTCTTTTATTACGACAATCCAAGAGTAGATAGTTTGATTGGAGTAAATAATACACAAGTAGCAGCAGGAACAGAGAATGGAGCTTTTTGGACGAATGCTAATACAGGACCTTTAAGAACTTTTGTTAGAGCATTATTAAAAGATCCAAGCAATGGAGGAGATCAATCATTACAGTATTATACTGCTAAGATGTTACGATTGAATAGCAGGAAAATAGCGGTGTTTTTATGGAATGATTTAACCACATTCAACCAATCGCAAGTTCCTTCTAATATACACAATCCTAGACCAGATAGTCGAGGTAGAGTTTGGCCACATGCATCGCACTGGACAACGAGTCAGCAACCAAATTGGGGAGGTTATATGGATATTGGAATTTATTACATTAACAGAACTTCAAGAGGTACTGCACGAGCTAACGGACAGGCTTGGTTAAAAGAAACATTTTTACATGAATTGATGCATGCAGAAGACCAAACGAATTCGTTACCCCTTCCTTTTTATGTAGATGGACACTGGTATCATTACGGACAAGATGGAACACATTTTTATACCGAAGCTGTTCCTAGCAAACGATTTGCTTATATGGAATCTATTGCGCACGTAGCACCTTTTTATTACAACTTTAGTTTGTTTGAACATCATTTTAATTGGTTTACCTCAAACGGAACTATTAGGGTAGAACGAAATGCACCTCCTCAATGGAGAAGGTGGATGGCACAAATCTTTGGAACATACAGCGGGCATGTATGGTTGTATGATGAGATTCGAGAAGCGACAGGAAGTAATGGAACTAACATAAACTCTAGTTATAGAGGATATAGAATTCAAGACATACCACCTAAATTTATCGTGCATAACGAAACAATTATGGGAATGATTATGACCATGACTTCGATGCATGTTGCCGAGATAGACCCGTTTATGTGGGCTGTAAAAACATTTAATACAAGGATATCTGCAAACCAAAGTCAAGATCCTTTTGCATTATTTATTGAAATATTTGCTGAGGGGATGTTGCAAGATGGAGAATCGTTTTCCGCAATTAAACAAGAGTTAGCTTCAAGAAACTATTCTTCGGCAGACGTAGATACTCCTTACACGTTCATATTACCTTTAGCTTATTCCGATTATTTCTCTGGCTATACAGCTACAAATAAAAATGACTTTAAACAGATGTTTAATAATGAATTGGATTCTGATTTAGTTGACATTTATTGGGATCATTTCAAAGATAGAGTAAGAACAGGAGTTCCAATTCGTAGTGGAAGAAGTTGGACTGATATGACAACAATAGCAACTCAATGTGGAGTTAACCAAAGTTATCTTCCTGGTACCAGCGGAAGAAGGTACGAAGGAAACTAACTTTTGATTGATTGTTTAGTGTTAAGCCGTAATTTTTAATTACGGCTTTTCTTATGATATCTTTCTACGTGGAAAGGAGTTATGTTTAAACTTGTCTTTTTCTCAGAGATAAGTTCAGAAATAACCTTTCCTGTTGCGGGGCCTAAGCTCCATCCCATCATGGCATGTCCGGTAGCCACAGTAGCGTTTTGAAAACGAGATAGTTTTCCTATATACGGCAATCCGTCTGGAGAGCAAGGTCGTAATCCTGATTGAGTATTTTGAATAGCCTTTGAATCTATCTTTAATCCTTGGTAATAATTTTCAGAAGCATTGGCTATTGTTTGTACTCTTTTTATGTTAATGTCTTCATTTATACCAGCTACTTCCATAGTTCCTGCAAAACGGGTGTAACCATCCATCGGAGTTACAGCAACTTTAGCTTCCATTAAAATGGAAGGGACTTGAATTCCTGTTTCTTGAGCTACATTGATACGGTACCCTTTTCCGGCTTGTACAGGAATGCGAATTCCTAGTTTCTTAGAAAGCTTTTGTGTCCATGAACCTGTAGCAATTACAAATTCGTCTGTTGAAATCTGTTGGGTTTTAGTAGTTATAGAGTTAATAGTGTTTTGAGAAGTTGTAAAATCAAGTACTTCTTCATTTGCTATAAAGGTAACACCAGCATTTTCTAAATATGCTTTGAGTTGTTGCATAAATTCATTCGGACTCATATGAGCATCTGAATGATAGTATACAGCTCCTTTAATATTTAAATCTACATGAGGTTCTAATTTTTGAACCTGTTCTTTTGTTAAATTTTCAACTTTCAAACCCTCTTGAATAGCACGCTGACCAACTTTCCATTCTTCTTCCCCTGCTTTATCAGTTTGATAGTGCATTAACAGACCTTTGTCTTGATAATAAAAATCAAAATCGTTACTGTTTTGCATCTCTTCATAAAGCTCTTTACTGAATAGATTGATGTCTTTAATCACAGGAATCGAAGCTTCCACTTTTTGCGCTGTAGAAGCCTTTTTAAACAGCCAAGACCAATAGATAAAATCAAAATCAATACGAGGCTTAATTGAAAAAGGACTTGTAGAACTAAACATCCATTTTATTCCTTTGTTAATCATTCCAGGAGCAGCCAAAGAGATAATATGACTAGGGGTAATTATTCCTGCATTTACATAGGATGCACCTTTGCTAAAATCAGATTGATCTATAACAGTAACTTGATGCCCTTCTTTATGTAAGTAATAGGCAGAACACATACCAATGATTCCACCTCCAATAACAACTACATTTTTACTCATAATTAAATCACTTGAAAACCGAATGCATATGGATCATCTTCATCATCAATAACAATATTGTTATATCCGTATACTTTTGCCCAACCTTGAATACTAGGAACAATAGCAACCTTACCATCGAGTGTGGTTTCTTCTTCTACACGACCAATAAACTTACTTCCAATAAAACTTTCATGAATAAACGCTTCGCCTTTTTTTAGTTTTCCTTTAGCATGAAGTTGAGCAATACGTGCAGACGTACCTGTTCCGCAAGGACTTCTATCAATTGCTTTATCTCCATAAAACACAGCATTTCTTCCTGAAGAAGTAGGGTCTAAAGGTTCTCCAGTCCATAACATATGCGAAACGTCTCTAATGGTATCATTTTCTGGATGGATAAACATATCAGGGTATTTTTCGTTAATCCTTTTTCTAACTTCCTGCGAGTATTGTATAATCTTTGAAGCAGTGAAATTTTGAATTCCTGAAAAGTTTTGTTGAGGATCTACAATCGCATAATAATTCCCACCATAAGCCACATCAAAAGTAATTTCACCGAGTTCAGGGCATTCAATTGTTAAATTTTCTGCTGCTAAATAACTCTTTACGTTAGTTAATCGAACCCAATCTACTTTTTTATTGGTTTGCTGATATTCAATTTCAACCAAACCAGCAGGAGCTTCCATTTTTATTTTTCCTGGAACTTTGGGAGTGATTAAACCTTCTTCAATAGCAATAGTAATAGTACCAATAGTACCATGACCACACATAGGAAGACAACCAGAAGTTTCTATAAATAAAATTCCAAAGTCATTTTCAGGGTTACTTGGCGGATATAAAATAGAACCGCTCATCATATCGTGTCCTCTAGGTTCAAACATTAAACCTTTGCGAATCCAATCATATTCTTTTAAGAAATGTTGACGCTTTTCGCTCATATTGGCACCTGTTAAGTTTGGTCCTCCACCTGCAACCACACGAACTGGATTTCCGCAGGTATGCGCATCAACGCAAAAAAAAGTTTTTTTCATATTAAATTGAACAGCCAACTGTAACCTTCTATTCGAGTTAAATCCCTTCATATTTAACTGTTCAAGATAGGCTAAGTTGGCTTAGTTATCAATTTCTTTAACGACCGCAAAGGTAAGGTTTTTACCTGAAGGGGTGTCTAAAGAAATTCTTAATTTTTATTAATTAATCTCTTCTTTTGTAAAGTTTCCGTTAACCGAACGTAAAATTTGTAAAGGGTTGTTGTTTTTTAACTCTTCAGGTAATAATTCGTTTGGAAAATCTTGAAAACTAAAAGGTCTAACCCAACGATCAATAGAGCTTATTCCTACAGCAGAAAATCTACTATCAGAAGAAGCTGGGTAAGGGCCTCCATGCGTCATTGCAGAAGTTACCTCTACACCGGTAGGTACACCGTTAAAAATAATTCTTCCTACTCTGTTTTGGAGTGCAGATATAATATCAGTTAAGTTTTTATAATCAGTGTCTTCAGCAATAATAGTTCCTGTTAGCTGACCTTCTAACTGCTGTATTATTTCGATTAACTCCTGTTCGTTTTTACATCTTACAACAAGTGAAAATGGACCAAATACTTCTAAATGAGTTTTAGAATTTTTTATAAAATCTGCTCCAGAAATAGTAGCTATTTGTGTTGGAGCATAGTTGTTTGTAGTTTGATCATTAGAAATTTCAGATACAACTGTAACTCCTTCCTGTGCAGTGACGGATGTTTTATTAGCAAGATATCCTTTTTTGATATTTGGATGCAACATACACTGCGGTGCAATAGCAGTTGTTTTTTCTCCTAAATCTTTAATAAAAGAGTCTAATTGCTCATTTTCAATAGTTAATAATAAACCAGGGTTGGTGCAAAATTGACCTGTGCCAAGAGTGATTGAACCAGCATAAGTAGTAGCAATTTCTTCCGCTCTATTTACAATTGCTGTCGGTGTTATAATAACTGGATTGATACTTCCCATTTCAGCAAATACAGGAATAGGTTCTTCTCTATTGGCTGCTAAATTAAATAAAGCTCTTCCTCCGTTAATACTCCCTGTAAAACCTACTGCTTTTATCTTAGGATGTGTAACTAATTGTTGTCCTACTTCAATTCCGGTAGAATTAAGATTAGAAAAAACACCATTTGGCATACCTGTTTGCTGGGCTGCGTTGATAATAGCAGAAGCGATTAATTCTCCGGTTCCGAGGTGCATTGGATGAGATTTTACAATAACTGGACATCCAGCAGCTAAAGCACTGGCAGTATCTCCTCCTGCTGTTGAATATGCTAATGGAAAATTACTAGCTCCAAAAACAACAACAGGACCTAAAGGAATGTTTATTTTACGTAAATCTGGCTTGGGCATTGGCTGTCTATCTGGTACTTCAGTATCAATCGTTGCATTTGCCCAAGATCCATTGGCAACTAATTCGGCAAACATTCGCAATTGAAAAACAGTTCTTCCACGCTCTCCAATAGCGCGTCCTTCTGGCAAACCTGATTCAGACATATAGGTTTGAATTAATTCATCACCTAGGTCTAAAATTCCATCAGCAATAGCGTTTAAAAAAGAAGCTTTTTGAACTCCTGAATAGTTCTTGTATTCTAAAAAAGCACTTTGTGCTAATGCTACAGCTTCATTCACTTCTTCGGTAGTTGCTTCATAAAAATCACAATCATTTTCTTTATTCAATTGTGGATTAAAAGTTTTGTGTGTTTTATTTCCGTTTGATGAAAGCTTGTTTCCTATATAGTTTTTCCCTGTAATTGTTGAGGTTATTGTGGTCATGTTATTTTGTTTTAATGAAGCATTGTTTAAAAACACCAAAAGTAGAGAACGAATTCTCTACTTTAAATTATACGGCTAATTCTAGGTTTTTATAATCTGGCAATGTTGGGCGGTTTTTGAGCCCTTCTTCTATAATCTGTAAAACGCGTTTTCGTTCATCGCCTATTAAAGTTAAACGAGGAGCTCGTACATTTTCGGTACCAATTCCTGTTGCTACTTCTGCTAATTTAATATTTTGTACTAATTTAGCATTAATATCTAATTCAAGCAAAGGCAAAAACCAACGGTAAATAGTTAAAGCTTCTGCTGCTTTTCCTGCTTTTTGTAATTCATAAATAGCAACCGTTTCTTTTGGGAATGCACAAACTAATCCTGCAACCCAACCATTGGCTCCCATAAAAAGACTTTCTAAAGCTAATGTATCTACGCCGCTCAAAATAGCTAATCGATTTCCAAAGCGATTCTTAATACGCGTTACGTTAGATAAATCTCTTGTAGATTCTTTAACAGCTTGAATGTTTGGACAGTCTCTCAATAATTCATCAAACATGTCTAAAGTAACTTCAATACCATAATCTACAGGGTTGTTATAGACCATAATTGGTAAATCTGTAGATTGTGCAGTCTGTTTGAAAAATTCTACAGTCTCCCTTGCATCAGCTTTGTAGCGCATTGGTGGAAGCATCATAAGCCCAGCAGCGCCATCTTCCTTTGCTTTTTGAGCTGCTTCTATCGCTCCTTTGGTTGTTTGTTCTGCAATATTGATAATTACAGGAACCTTACCATCTACAATACGAACTGCTTCTCGAACTAAAGTTCTTTTTTCGTCATCAGATAAAGTAGATGCTTCACCAAGGGTACCTCCTAATATTATTCCGTGAACACCTGCATCTAATTGTGCTTTAATGTTTACTTCAAACATTTGTAAGTCTAAAGTGTCGTCTGAGGTAAACTTAGTTGTTACAGCTGGCATTACGCCTTCCCATTTTATCATAATTCTTGTTTTGATGACAAAGTTATAGGTTAAGAAGTCTTATTTTTTGTTAGTTTTTAGCTAGTAGTGATACAATATTACCCTTTGAGTTTGTTTTAGTATTGTTTTTGGTGTATATTTTATAAGTTTGATGTAAATCCTTAAAAAAATGAAAGTATTACCATTTAAAATTCCAAAGGCAAAAAACATTGGATTAATCTACCAAGAAGATAAGGGAGCATATTTTTATGATAAGTTTCATCAGCATGAAGAAATTCAATTATGTTTTATTGTCAAAGGAGAAGGAACGTTGGTAGTTGGAGATTCTATAGAGGAATATAAAAAAGGAGATATCATTGTTATTGGAAGCAACCAACCTCATGTTTTTAAAAGCGATAATTCCTCCGTAAAAAATTCCTATATGATTTCGTTGTTTTTTACGGAGATTTCGTTTGGAGATAATTTTTTCGGGCTTGATGATTTTAAAGAAGTAGGTACTTTTTTTAATAAGTCGAAAACTAGTTTTAGATTAACATCAAACAAAGAAAAGCTAGAAAAATTGTTTTTAAAATTGCCAAAAAGTAGGGATTTGGAGCGCTTCATTGTTTTTATTAGGATTATAGATGTTATTTTGAATTCAGAAACGAAATCATTGTCTTCATTTGTGTATAATAAAAACTATACGGATAATGAAGGGAAGAGGATGCGTGACATCATGGATTATACACTTACAAACTTTAATAGAAAAATAGATTTAGAGGAAATAGCTGAGGTAGCAAACATGACTTCTAATGCGTTTTGTAGGTATTTTAAACAAAGAACTAATAAAACATATTTTAGTTTTTTAAATGAGTTAAGAATTGAAAAAGCTTGTAAATTATTACAAGATAAAGATTTTCTAATCACTGAAATATCTGAAAAATCTGGGTTTAAGAACATCTCTAATTTTAACAGAAAGTTTAAAGAGTTGAAAGGAGTAACTCCTTCTGCTTATAGAATTATTCATTAATTTAGATTAAATGTTACATTTTAAGCATAGTTTTTTCGATTTTAACAGTAAATCTTATTTAGCTTGGTTATATTTGACGGCTATTTATCAAGTTGGATATATGAAAAAAATTGTTGGAGTATTATTTTTATTATTTTTCTCTTTGAAGGCTACTTCACAAGAGACATTACCTATTTATGCAGATTACTTATCTGATAACGTTTATTTACTACATCCTGCGGCCGCAGGAATAGGGGAGTGTGGAAAAATTCGTTTTACAGCGCGTCAGCAATGGTTCGGTGTAGATGACGCTCCTAGTTTACAAACATTAAGTTATCATGCCAAAGCTGGAAATGAATCAAATTCTGGATATGGTTTTATTTTATTTAATGATAGTAACGGATACCATTCTCAAATTGGATTTCAGGGTACTTATGCATATCACTTAAATATGGGAAATGATAATTTGTTCAATCAATTATCATTTGGATTATCAATGTCGGTAGTTCAAAACCAGGTAGATCAAAGAACATTCTCTGGAGATAGAGCAGATGTAATTAGCCAGGTTATTGAAAGTGATTTTTATTTTAATGCCGATTTCGGTATGGCGTATCACTATAAAGGATTTGCGTCTTATTTTACAGTAAAGAATTTATTTTTAGCCGCAAAAGGTAATTTGAATCCGAATTTTGAGTCGTTAAACCTGAGAAATTATATTCTTGGAGCAAGTTACTTTTTTGGAGAAGAAGATGTATTACAATATGAGCCATCCTTAATGTTTCAGTATAAAGAGTTAACTGGAGAAAAGATTGCTGATATTAACTTTAAAGTATATAAGAAAATTAGAAACACACAGTTTTGGGCAGCGTTGTCATACAGATCTAGTTTTGATGGAAGTGTATTTGGAGAAGCACAATATTTTACGCCAATTGTAGGTGTTAATTTTGATAGATTTATGGTTGCTTATACTTATACGCAACAAACTGGTGATATCGTGTTTTCTAATGGAGGATTCCACCAAATATCTTTAGGTATGAATATTTTATGTAGAAAGAGAAGAGCTTCTGCTTGTCCTAATATTAACGGAGGATTATTCTAAAACGATAACTCATTAACTATTAAACTAGGATTAATAGTTTTTAAAATATTTTCTAAAACAGCTTTGTTTTTATTTATGTAGAATAAATGCGAAGCTGTTTTTGTTTTGGTAGTATTCAGTAAATGGTGTTGTTCTAATACGTTTTGAGTTTGCTTAGCAACAGCTTCTCCAGAGTCAATTAATTGTACTGAATTTCCAGTAATTCTTTTAATGGCATCTATTAAATACGGATAATGCGTACATCCTAAAACGATACAGTCTGCTTTTTTATGTAACATAGGGTTTATGTACTTTTTTAATAAAAGATCCATCTGAGGGGTGTTTATAAGGCCTCTTTCTATAAGGTCAACTAAACCCTCTCCAACCTGTTCAATGATAGTAATATTATTATCTAAAAGAGAAGATGTTTTTTCAAAAAGTTCACTGTTTAACGTTCCTTTGGTAGCTAGAATACCTATAACATTGGTTTGTGTTTGTAGGGACGCAGGTTTTATAGCAGGTTCAATACCAATGAAGGGAACATCATAATGTTCGCGTAAATATTTAATGGCATTGGTGGTAGCAGTATTACAGGCTACAACAATAATCTTTGCGTTTTTGTTTAATAAGAACTCTGTATTTTTTTTTGAAAGATGAATTATTTCCTCTTTAGATTTTTGACCGTACGGAGCATTGATACTATCTGCTAAATAGATAGTATGCTCATTAGGTAATAAGGTGTAAATTTCTTTCCAAATAGAAGTTCCCCCAATACCCGAATCAAA
The sequence above is a segment of the Tenacibaculum sp. 190130A14a genome. Coding sequences within it:
- a CDS encoding NAD(P)/FAD-dependent oxidoreductase, which translates into the protein MSKNVVVIGGGIIGMCSAYYLHKEGHQVTVIDQSDFSKGASYVNAGIITPSHIISLAAPGMINKGIKWMFSSTSPFSIKPRIDFDFIYWSWLFKKASTAQKVEASIPVIKDINLFSKELYEEMQNSNDFDFYYQDKGLLMHYQTDKAGEEEWKVGQRAIQEGLKVENLTKEQVQKLEPHVDLNIKGAVYYHSDAHMSPNEFMQQLKAYLENAGVTFIANEEVLDFTTSQNTINSITTKTQQISTDEFVIATGSWTQKLSKKLGIRIPVQAGKGYRINVAQETGIQVPSILMEAKVAVTPMDGYTRFAGTMEVAGINEDINIKRVQTIANASENYYQGLKIDSKAIQNTQSGLRPCSPDGLPYIGKLSRFQNATVATGHAMMGWSLGPATGKVISELISEKKTSLNITPFHVERYHKKSRN
- a CDS encoding 4-hydroxyproline epimerase; the protein is MKKTFFCVDAHTCGNPVRVVAGGGPNLTGANMSEKRQHFLKEYDWIRKGLMFEPRGHDMMSGSILYPPSNPENDFGILFIETSGCLPMCGHGTIGTITIAIEEGLITPKVPGKIKMEAPAGLVEIEYQQTNKKVDWVRLTNVKSYLAAENLTIECPELGEITFDVAYGGNYYAIVDPQQNFSGIQNFTASKIIQYSQEVRKRINEKYPDMFIHPENDTIRDVSHMLWTGEPLDPTSSGRNAVFYGDKAIDRSPCGTGTSARIAQLHAKGKLKKGEAFIHESFIGSKFIGRVEEETTLDGKVAIVPSIQGWAKVYGYNNIVIDDEDDPYAFGFQVI
- a CDS encoding aldehyde dehydrogenase (NADP(+)) yields the protein MTTITSTITGKNYIGNKLSSNGNKTHKTFNPQLNKENDCDFYEATTEEVNEAVALAQSAFLEYKNYSGVQKASFLNAIADGILDLGDELIQTYMSESGLPEGRAIGERGRTVFQLRMFAELVANGSWANATIDTEVPDRQPMPKPDLRKINIPLGPVVVFGASNFPLAYSTAGGDTASALAAGCPVIVKSHPMHLGTGELIASAIINAAQQTGMPNGVFSNLNSTGIEVGQQLVTHPKIKAVGFTGSINGGRALFNLAANREEPIPVFAEMGSINPVIITPTAIVNRAEEIATTYAGSITLGTGQFCTNPGLLLTIENEQLDSFIKDLGEKTTAIAPQCMLHPNIKKGYLANKTSVTAQEGVTVVSEISNDQTTNNYAPTQIATISGADFIKNSKTHLEVFGPFSLVVRCKNEQELIEIIQQLEGQLTGTIIAEDTDYKNLTDIISALQNRVGRIIFNGVPTGVEVTSAMTHGGPYPASSDSRFSAVGISSIDRWVRPFSFQDFPNELLPEELKNNNPLQILRSVNGNFTKEEIN
- a CDS encoding dihydrodipicolinate synthase family protein, translated to MMIKWEGVMPAVTTKFTSDDTLDLQMFEVNIKAQLDAGVHGIILGGTLGEASTLSDDEKRTLVREAVRIVDGKVPVIINIAEQTTKGAIEAAQKAKEDGAAGLMMLPPMRYKADARETVEFFKQTAQSTDLPIMVYNNPVDYGIEVTLDMFDELLRDCPNIQAVKESTRDLSNVTRIKNRFGNRLAILSGVDTLALESLFMGANGWVAGLVCAFPKETVAIYELQKAGKAAEALTIYRWFLPLLELDINAKLVQNIKLAEVATGIGTENVRAPRLTLIGDERKRVLQIIEEGLKNRPTLPDYKNLELAV
- a CDS encoding AraC family transcriptional regulator, yielding MKVLPFKIPKAKNIGLIYQEDKGAYFYDKFHQHEEIQLCFIVKGEGTLVVGDSIEEYKKGDIIVIGSNQPHVFKSDNSSVKNSYMISLFFTEISFGDNFFGLDDFKEVGTFFNKSKTSFRLTSNKEKLEKLFLKLPKSRDLERFIVFIRIIDVILNSETKSLSSFVYNKNYTDNEGKRMRDIMDYTLTNFNRKIDLEEIAEVANMTSNAFCRYFKQRTNKTYFSFLNELRIEKACKLLQDKDFLITEISEKSGFKNISNFNRKFKELKGVTPSAYRIIH
- a CDS encoding type IX secretion system membrane protein PorP/SprF; this translates as MLHFKHSFFDFNSKSYLAWLYLTAIYQVGYMKKIVGVLFLLFFSLKATSQETLPIYADYLSDNVYLLHPAAAGIGECGKIRFTARQQWFGVDDAPSLQTLSYHAKAGNESNSGYGFILFNDSNGYHSQIGFQGTYAYHLNMGNDNLFNQLSFGLSMSVVQNQVDQRTFSGDRADVISQVIESDFYFNADFGMAYHYKGFASYFTVKNLFLAAKGNLNPNFESLNLRNYILGASYFFGEEDVLQYEPSLMFQYKELTGEKIADINFKVYKKIRNTQFWAALSYRSSFDGSVFGEAQYFTPIVGVNFDRFMVAYTYTQQTGDIVFSNGGFHQISLGMNILCRKRRASACPNINGGLF
- the murI gene encoding glutamate racemase — encoded protein: MNKITNSPIGIFDSGIGGTSIWKEIYTLLPNEHTIYLADSINAPYGQKSKEEIIHLSKKNTEFLLNKNAKIIVVACNTATTNAIKYLREHYDVPFIGIEPAIKPASLQTQTNVIGILATKGTLNSELFEKTSSLLDNNITIIEQVGEGLVDLIERGLINTPQMDLLLKKYINPMLHKKADCIVLGCTHYPYLIDAIKRITGNSVQLIDSGEAVAKQTQNVLEQHHLLNTTKTKTASHLFYINKNKAVLENILKTINPSLIVNELSF